A section of the Drosophila subobscura isolate 14011-0131.10 chromosome A, UCBerk_Dsub_1.0, whole genome shotgun sequence genome encodes:
- the LOC117903867 gene encoding alpha-tocopherol transfer protein translates to MVHKNQEKDEDQLMVQRVLELQDWIKQQSQLPPNISCMLLRRFLHTTRGDLAATQRLMEHNYGLRNKHAQIFIERDPLDASSQQLLQVADLVPLPGLTPENNKLLFYRLIDFDADKFNFTAGIKVFFMVADCRFATENDGRMSDGEIPIFDMAGYTLRHLTKTVLSSLRVYMKFVQEAHPVRLKEVHVLNCPSYLDKVLTVVKPFIKSEVFKLIHFHLPNAETPFKHFPRSMLPEEYGGQAGKMSELKQQWMQLLKEQRDYLMDGQNWQLNKAKKQSNSSGSSSNRRSSTSNAASVAQSLKNLEID, encoded by the exons ATGGTGCACAAGAATCAGGAAAAGGATGAGGATCAGCTGATGGTGCAGCGcgtgctggagctgcaggatTGGATAAAGCAACAGTCGCAGCTGCCGCCGAATATAT catgcaTGTTGCTGCGCCGCTTTCTGCACACGACGCGAGGCGatttggctgccacacagcgcCTGATGGAGCACAATTATGGACTGCGCAACAAGCATGCCCAGATCTTCATTGAGCGCGATCCATTGGATGCGAGCTcccagcagctgttgcaaGTGGC cgACTTGGTGCCGCTGCCCGGCCTGACCCCGGAGAACAATAAGCTGCTCTTCTACCGTTTGATTGACTTCGATGCGGACAAG TTCAACTTTACGGCCGGCATTAAGGTCTTCTTCATGGTGGCCGACTGCCGCTTTGCCACCGAGAACGACGGGCGAATGTCGGACGGGGAGATACCCATTTTCGATATGGCTGGCTATACGCTGCGGCATCTGACCAAGACGGTGCTCAGCAGCCTGCGGGTGTACATGAAGTTCGTGCAGGAGGCGCATCCCGTGCGGCTGAAGGAGGTCCATGTGCTGAATTGCCCCTCGTATCTGGACAAGGTGCTCACCGTGGTCAAGCCGTTCATCAAGAGCGAGGTCTTCAAGCTGATTCACTTCCATCTGCCCAATGCGGAGACGCCCTTCAAGCACTTTCCGCGCTCCATGCTGCCGGAGGAGTATGGCGGACAGGCGGGCAAGATGTCCGAGCTGAAGCAACAGTGGATGCAATTGCTCAAGGAGCAGCG GGACTATCTGATGGATGGCCAGAACTGGCAGCTAAACAAGGCCAAAAAGCAGTccaacagcagcggaagcagcagcaacaggaggtCCAGCACATCCAACGCCGCTTCGGTTGCGCAGAGCCTTAAGAATTTGGAAATTGATTAG
- the LOC117896414 gene encoding ubiquitin-conjugating enzyme E2-22 kDa-like produces the protein MWSNTGPARVQREINTAMHMRSVNGEPVDRGFKLWLIDESWSNLCAEIEGPPGSPYEGGVFVVKILVPETYPVVPPKVEFRTRIWHPNVSPESGAIGLNILGKAWSPDMSLRTILMAVRNIIAIPDMATPFDDDVTRQYSQRHELFVRTAKHWTHRYANGPNCIPEFDAKIQTLMDLGMYESLARSTLSKKDWHVDRVCHNFSSLKRASSEERA, from the coding sequence ATGTGGTCGAATACGGGTCCAGCCCGTGTCCAGCGCGAGATCAACACGGCCATGCACATGAGGAGCGTGAACGGGGAGCCGGTGGATCGTGGCTTCAAGCTCTGGCTGATCGATGAGTCCTGGTCGAATCTGTGTGCCGAGATTGAGGGACCGCCGGGCTCTCCCTACGAGGGTGGAGTGTTCGTTGTCAAGATTCTGGTGCCGGAGACCTATCCGGTCGTGCCACCAAAGGTGGAATTTCGGACGCGCATCTGGCATCCGAACGTCTCGCCGGAATCGGGCGCCATCGGGCTGAACATACTGGGCAAGGCCTGGTCGCCCGATATGTCGCTCCGCACCATCCTGATGGCCGTGAGGAACATCATTGCCATTCCGGACATGGCGACACCCTTCGACGACGACGTGACGCGTCAATACAGCCAGAGGCATGAGCTGTTTGTGCGCACGGCCAAGCACTGGACCCACCGATATGCCAACGGACCCAACTGCATACCCGAGTTCGATGCGAAGATCCAGACCCTCATGGACCTCGGCATGTACGAGTCGCTGGCACGCTCCACACTCTCCAAGAAGGACTGGCACGTGGACAGGGTCTGTCACAACTTTTCATCTCTGAAGCGAGCATCCAGCGAGGAGCGGGCTTAG